One genomic region from Deinococcus apachensis DSM 19763 encodes:
- a CDS encoding NPCBM/NEW2 domain-containing protein has protein sequence MRRGQLGSFLVPGLSFLLFACGQGPDSAATDPYAGNTSYPWSYAAPAGNLTAQRLTPGWNNLYYEPILAARNSWGPVELNRSNGEQAAGDGRTLTLNGRTYARGYGTHASSELRFRLGGTNAAQCTRFTADIGVDDEVGSRGSVVFQVYLDGQKAYDSGTMTGASATKRVDLDITGKGELRLVVTDAGNGISYDHADWAGPMVFCERRESFYRFHFEPQRVSARDGETVTATLIVTDEDISGEGRPPSGPISFRLRIFNKSGGGTALVEPERLYTASTFPARFPVRLYLNVDHPEFTDQRIAFYALLEGYDFGLLDRRFDLFWTILP, from the coding sequence ATGCGAAGAGGTCAGCTCGGCTCATTTCTCGTCCCGGGCCTTTCGTTCCTGCTGTTCGCCTGCGGTCAGGGTCCCGATTCCGCAGCCACGGACCCTTACGCGGGGAACACGTCGTATCCCTGGAGCTACGCGGCCCCCGCGGGCAACCTCACCGCGCAGCGCCTCACCCCCGGCTGGAACAACCTCTATTACGAGCCCATCCTGGCCGCCCGCAACAGTTGGGGACCCGTCGAGTTGAACCGCAGCAACGGCGAGCAGGCGGCCGGGGACGGCCGGACACTCACCCTGAACGGCAGGACCTACGCCCGGGGCTACGGCACCCACGCGAGCAGCGAGCTGCGCTTCCGTCTGGGGGGAACGAACGCGGCCCAGTGCACGCGCTTCACGGCGGACATCGGGGTGGACGACGAGGTGGGGTCCAGAGGCAGCGTGGTCTTCCAGGTGTATCTGGACGGCCAGAAGGCCTACGACTCGGGCACGATGACCGGGGCGAGCGCGACGAAGCGGGTGGACCTGGACATTACGGGCAAGGGGGAGTTGCGCCTGGTCGTGACAGATGCCGGGAATGGCATCTCCTACGACCACGCCGACTGGGCCGGGCCCATGGTCTTTTGCGAGCGCCGCGAGTCCTTCTACCGATTCCACTTCGAGCCGCAGCGGGTCAGCGCCCGCGACGGCGAGACGGTGACGGCCACGCTGATCGTGACGGACGAGGACATCTCGGGGGAGGGGCGCCCGCCGAGCGGTCCCATCTCCTTCCGGCTGAGGATCTTCAACAAGAGTGGGGGCGGCACGGCACTCGTCGAGCCTGAACGTCTCTACACCGCCAGCACCTTCCCGGCCCGTTTCCCCGTCCGCCTCTACCTCAACGTGGACCATCCGGAATTCACCGACCAGAGGATCGCCTTCTACGCGCTCCTGGAGGGGTACGACTTCGGGCTGCTCGACCGCCGCTTCGACCTCTTCTGGACCATCCTGCCCTGA
- a CDS encoding ABC transporter substrate-binding protein codes for MKASLLALALLSLAPASAQTLTVRHDEGTTQVQRDPKRVVVLDEEALGWMYALGLGDRVVGLGSATITPAQLTASGSIKPEVLKGGFLARGKLNTPRFVGSWTAPNLETILALRPDLIVRLTWEGNGNYANLVKIAPTVGYREDAPGFWKKGLRDLARVFGRQEQAERVIKQVADTSRANARKLLAAGVFRKYPKAVVISPFAGGSTWIYTKVRLIDDLRALGFRDGLKAGTTTLGIGAQISDEALLNLDKQTLVVIMPPGGQYDGADAFLKSPVGQRLKGQSVVYNLEANSPWSGPLVSLRNSNEVTRLILEAVK; via the coding sequence GTGAAAGCCTCGTTGCTCGCCCTCGCCCTCCTTTCCCTCGCCCCCGCCTCGGCGCAGACCCTCACCGTCCGGCACGATGAGGGGACCACCCAGGTTCAGCGTGATCCCAAGCGGGTGGTCGTGCTGGATGAAGAAGCGCTGGGCTGGATGTACGCCCTGGGTCTCGGCGACCGCGTGGTCGGCCTGGGCAGCGCGACGATCACCCCCGCCCAGCTCACGGCGAGCGGGTCCATCAAGCCCGAGGTGCTGAAGGGCGGCTTCCTGGCGCGCGGCAAGCTCAACACCCCCCGTTTCGTGGGAAGCTGGACCGCACCCAACCTGGAGACGATCCTGGCGCTGAGGCCCGACCTGATCGTGCGCCTGACCTGGGAGGGGAACGGGAACTACGCCAACCTGGTCAAGATCGCCCCTACCGTCGGCTACCGCGAGGACGCCCCCGGTTTCTGGAAAAAGGGGCTGAGGGACCTCGCCCGCGTCTTCGGGCGGCAGGAGCAGGCCGAGCGGGTGATCAAGCAGGTGGCGGATACCAGCCGCGCCAACGCGCGCAAGCTGCTCGCGGCGGGCGTGTTCCGCAAGTACCCCAAGGCCGTCGTGATCTCGCCCTTCGCGGGGGGCAGCACCTGGATCTACACGAAGGTGCGCCTGATCGACGACCTGCGTGCCCTGGGCTTTAGGGACGGGCTGAAGGCGGGCACGACCACCCTGGGCATCGGCGCCCAGATCAGCGACGAGGCGCTGCTGAACCTCGACAAGCAGACGCTGGTGGTCATCATGCCGCCCGGCGGGCAGTACGACGGTGCCGACGCCTTCCTGAAGTCGCCGGTCGGCCAGCGCCTCAAGGGGCAGAGCGTGGTCTACAACCTGGAGGCGAACAGCCCCTGGTCCGGCCCCCTGGTATCCCTCCGCAACAGCAACGAGGTGACCCGGCTGATCCTGGAGGCGGTGAAGTGA
- a CDS encoding LacI family DNA-binding transcriptional regulator, whose amino-acid sequence MAITLQELAQELQLSTATVSRAINRPETVADSTRRRVLDAVALHGYQPDAIARSLREGRSRSIGLVVSDIRNPFYAAIAATVEDVARGHGYSVLVCNANEDAAKADEALHLLAAHQVSGLIHVPIGEDRGALQRLRARGVPVVDLDRASGIDGAYAVLVDNNLGARLAAEHLLALGHRRLATIAGPLHLTTGRDRLEGFRLALEAAGQTLPWEYLEVGDFREASGARAMRRLLALPAPPTALFVANNEMMAGALAVIHELGLQVPRQLSLVGFDDARWAQYIHPPLTVVAQPVEAMAALAAEMLFKQLAGGSASTPQVLEPKLIVRSSTAPPFSV is encoded by the coding sequence ATGGCGATCACGTTACAGGAACTCGCGCAGGAACTTCAGCTCAGCACGGCCACCGTGTCGCGGGCCATCAACCGCCCCGAGACGGTGGCGGACAGCACCCGGCGCCGGGTGCTGGATGCGGTCGCCCTGCATGGCTATCAACCCGATGCCATCGCGCGCTCCCTGCGCGAAGGCCGCTCCCGGAGCATCGGCCTGGTGGTGTCCGACATCCGCAACCCCTTCTACGCGGCCATCGCCGCGACCGTCGAGGACGTGGCCCGGGGGCACGGTTATAGCGTCCTGGTCTGCAACGCCAACGAGGACGCGGCCAAGGCGGACGAGGCCCTGCACCTGCTGGCGGCGCATCAGGTCAGCGGTCTGATCCACGTCCCCATCGGGGAGGACAGGGGAGCTTTGCAGCGACTGCGTGCCCGCGGTGTGCCGGTCGTTGACCTTGACCGCGCTTCCGGGATTGATGGGGCTTATGCCGTTCTGGTCGACAACAACCTGGGGGCGAGGCTCGCCGCCGAACACCTCCTGGCCCTGGGACACCGCCGCCTCGCCACCATCGCCGGGCCGCTGCACCTCACAACAGGTCGGGACCGGCTGGAGGGATTCCGGCTGGCCTTGGAGGCCGCGGGGCAGACCCTGCCCTGGGAGTACCTGGAGGTCGGCGACTTCCGGGAGGCCTCCGGGGCCCGGGCGATGCGCCGACTCCTCGCGCTGCCCGCCCCCCCCACCGCCCTGTTCGTGGCGAACAACGAGATGATGGCGGGGGCCCTCGCCGTGATCCACGAACTCGGCCTGCAGGTGCCCCGGCAACTCTCCCTCGTGGGCTTTGACGACGCCCGCTGGGCCCAGTACATCCACCCCCCCCTCACGGTGGTCGCCCAGCCGGTCGAGGCGATGGCCGCCCTGGCCGCCGAAATGCTCTTCAAGCAGCTGGCGGGCGGTTCTGCGAGCACGCCGCAAGTTCTGGAGCCCAAGCTGATCGTCCGCTCCTCCACGGCCCCGCCGTTTTCGGTCTGA
- a CDS encoding FecCD family ABC transporter permease has protein sequence MVSPYTSRRAVLIGLGLAGVTLLVSVLALGLGAVRTPAPDVLRVLTGSGDDLTRQLVLELRAPRVLVSLLCGAMFAASGAVMQGVIRNPLASPDLIGVGAGAGLAVTFFLLAWPGAPVGGLPWAALAGAWGGFGLVLLLAREWGGVSLNSLHPVRLALVGVAVAAALGAVQQLVLVRAPDGLGTALTFLIGTVYGADATRVARVLPWALALLPAALLLSRTLDVLNLGEDLATNLGTRVNPARLLALGVGVALAAAAVTGAGILGFVGLLAPHLARLLVGARHARLLPVSLLVGALLVLAADTLGRSLLPPIEVPAGIFTTLVGAPYFLYLLRRTA, from the coding sequence ATGGTCAGCCCCTACACCTCCCGCCGGGCCGTGCTGATCGGGCTGGGGCTGGCGGGCGTGACGCTGCTCGTCTCGGTGCTCGCGCTGGGCCTGGGGGCGGTGCGGACCCCCGCGCCGGACGTGCTGCGGGTCCTGACGGGCAGCGGCGACGACCTGACGCGCCAGCTCGTGCTGGAGTTGCGGGCGCCGCGCGTGCTCGTGTCGCTGCTGTGCGGGGCGATGTTCGCCGCGTCCGGCGCGGTGATGCAGGGGGTGATCCGCAACCCGCTCGCCTCGCCCGACCTCATCGGGGTGGGGGCGGGGGCGGGGCTGGCGGTCACGTTCTTCCTGCTGGCCTGGCCCGGGGCGCCGGTCGGCGGGCTCCCCTGGGCGGCGCTGGCGGGCGCGTGGGGGGGCTTCGGGCTGGTGCTGCTCCTCGCGCGGGAGTGGGGCGGCGTGAGTTTGAACAGCCTGCATCCCGTGCGCCTCGCCCTCGTCGGCGTGGCCGTGGCGGCGGCGCTGGGGGCCGTTCAGCAACTCGTGCTCGTGCGGGCGCCCGACGGGCTGGGCACGGCGCTGACTTTCCTGATAGGCACGGTGTACGGGGCGGACGCGACGAGGGTGGCGCGGGTGCTTCCCTGGGCGCTCGCCTTGCTGCCTGCCGCGCTGCTGCTCTCGCGCACGCTGGACGTGCTGAACCTGGGCGAAGACCTCGCCACCAACCTGGGCACCCGGGTGAACCCGGCGCGGCTGCTCGCCCTGGGGGTGGGGGTCGCGCTCGCCGCCGCCGCTGTGACGGGCGCGGGTATCCTGGGCTTCGTGGGGTTGCTCGCGCCGCACCTCGCGCGGCTGCTCGTGGGCGCGCGGCACGCCCGGCTGCTGCCCGTCTCCCTGCTCGTGGGGGCGCTGCTCGTCCTCGCCGCCGATACACTGGGACGCTCACTGCTGCCGCCCATTGAGGTCCCGGCAGGCATCTTCACCACCCTGGTGGGGGCCCCTTATTTCCTGTATCTGTTGAGGCGCACCGCATGA
- a CDS encoding MATE family efflux transporter yields MTTKPTPLSRPAPRAELAALLGLAVPVIVSQFASNALTLVSTAVIGRLGEAQLAAAAYANATYYLVFMVLLGVMLSVGPRVAQAHGAGDAAGVSRALRGGLWLALGLAALALPLMWGVAAALPALAPRGIRADLAATYLRLYALGMLPVLAFTALRGALEGTGRPRTVTAVALGGVGGVALLSPALAFGWGPLPALGLAGAASASALTAWATALTLLPVALRRAPPVPGLAPTSLRAEVRALLSLGWPIGLTLGAEGGMFSVTALLMARFGSEALAAHNVALQVITAVFMIPLGLATATGIRVAHAAGAGNRAGARRAGLTGIAVAAGVMLTFAALELLAPRAVLGVFVNVGDPGNAALIATATTLLAIAALFQTVDGVQVTANAALRGLHDTRWPLLISLGAYWVVGLGTGLLLAFVLNVGPRGLWFGLTAGLVTAAAALLTRFLHRTGPGRTELAGAE; encoded by the coding sequence GTGACGACCAAGCCCACCCCCCTCTCGCGCCCGGCCCCCCGGGCGGAACTGGCCGCCCTGCTGGGGCTGGCGGTGCCGGTCATCGTGTCGCAGTTCGCGTCGAACGCGCTGACCCTGGTGAGCACGGCGGTGATCGGGCGGCTGGGCGAGGCGCAGCTCGCGGCGGCGGCGTACGCGAACGCCACCTACTACCTGGTCTTCATGGTGCTGCTGGGCGTGATGCTCTCGGTTGGGCCCCGCGTCGCGCAGGCGCACGGGGCCGGGGACGCGGCGGGCGTGTCCCGCGCCCTGCGGGGTGGGCTGTGGCTCGCGCTGGGCCTGGCCGCCCTCGCCCTGCCGCTGATGTGGGGCGTGGCGGCCGCGCTTCCGGCCCTCGCCCCACGGGGTATCCGGGCGGACCTGGCCGCGACCTATCTGCGCCTCTACGCGCTGGGTATGCTGCCCGTGCTGGCGTTCACGGCCCTGCGCGGCGCGCTGGAGGGCACCGGGCGGCCCCGAACGGTCACGGCCGTGGCGCTGGGCGGGGTGGGCGGGGTGGCACTCCTGAGCCCGGCGCTCGCCTTCGGCTGGGGGCCGCTGCCCGCGCTGGGGCTGGCAGGAGCGGCCTCGGCGAGCGCGCTGACGGCCTGGGCGACGGCGCTGACGCTGCTGCCGGTCGCCCTGCGCCGCGCCCCGCCGGTCCCCGGCCTGGCCCCCACCTCCCTGCGCGCCGAGGTCCGGGCCCTGCTCTCCCTCGGCTGGCCCATCGGTCTGACGCTGGGGGCCGAGGGGGGCATGTTCAGCGTGACGGCCCTGCTGATGGCCCGCTTCGGGAGTGAGGCCCTGGCAGCCCATAACGTCGCGCTTCAGGTCATCACCGCGGTGTTCATGATCCCGCTGGGGCTGGCGACCGCGACCGGCATCCGGGTGGCGCACGCGGCGGGGGCCGGGAACCGGGCTGGGGCACGGCGGGCAGGCCTGACCGGCATCGCGGTCGCGGCGGGCGTGATGCTGACCTTCGCCGCCCTGGAACTGCTCGCCCCGCGTGCGGTGCTGGGCGTGTTCGTGAACGTGGGGGACCCGGGGAACGCGGCGCTGATCGCCACGGCGACCACGCTGCTGGCCATCGCCGCCCTGTTTCAGACGGTGGACGGGGTGCAGGTCACCGCCAATGCCGCCCTGCGTGGGCTGCACGATACCCGCTGGCCGCTGCTGATCTCGCTCGGCGCGTACTGGGTGGTCGGGCTGGGCACCGGCCTGCTCCTTGCCTTCGTGTTGAACGTGGGGCCGCGCGGGCTGTGGTTTGGCCTCACGGCGGGGCTGGTCACGGCGGCGGCGGCCCTGCTGACGCGCTTCCTGCACCGGACCGGACCCGGGCGAACGGAGCTGGCAGGGGCCGAATGA
- a CDS encoding MerR family transcriptional regulator, translating to MTSPTPVTFYTTAELAREAGVTRRTVMHYAELGLLTPDQVTASGRALYGPYALRLLRDVMDLRALGVPLDEVRDMVILRRATHTVGGTYRRDWTREDIPLGDEQLRIIHARLRLLQEAYARQAEGLARFDRWLTKRFTGGDVAPLEVGED from the coding sequence CTGACCTCCCCGACCCCCGTCACCTTCTACACGACCGCCGAACTCGCGCGGGAGGCGGGCGTGACCCGGCGCACGGTGATGCACTACGCCGAACTCGGCCTGCTGACACCCGATCAGGTCACCGCCTCGGGCCGGGCGCTCTACGGCCCCTACGCGCTGCGGCTGCTGCGCGACGTGATGGACCTGCGCGCCCTGGGCGTCCCGCTCGACGAGGTGCGCGACATGGTGATCCTGCGCCGGGCGACCCACACCGTAGGCGGCACCTATCGCCGCGACTGGACGCGCGAGGACATTCCCCTGGGCGACGAGCAGCTGCGAATCATCCACGCCCGGCTGCGCCTGCTGCAGGAGGCCTACGCCCGCCAGGCCGAGGGCCTCGCCCGCTTCGACCGCTGGCTGACGAAGCGCTTTACCGGCGGGGACGTGGCGCCGCTGGAGGTAGGGGAGGACTGA
- a CDS encoding FecCD family ABC transporter permease, which yields MKRPFLLLLAAGLLLLALLASLALGASDIAPGQVTRLLLWPDESTESLVIHTLRLPRTVVAALAGAGLGVSGLLLQGVTRNPLADPGILGVEAGGALAILVMVVFFPAAPAALFVPAAFLGGALAAALAYGVARRVGVTPLRLALAGVAVASLVGAATRTVQLLFEERAQGALFALSGSVAGRTWEQAAQVAPWMGLGLALALLLTPRVNVLALGEDVARGLGARTERDSFLVTALGVLLAAASVSVVGPVGFVGLIIPHAARALMGPDHRFSLPLAALLGAAFLTAADILARLIDKPAETPVGILVAAAGAPFFVALARRIGRR from the coding sequence TTGAAGCGTCCCTTCCTCCTCCTGCTCGCCGCCGGGCTGCTGCTGCTCGCCCTGCTCGCCTCGCTGGCGCTGGGGGCGAGCGACATCGCGCCCGGCCAGGTGACCCGGCTGCTGCTGTGGCCGGACGAGAGCACCGAAAGCCTGGTGATCCATACGCTGCGGCTGCCACGCACGGTGGTAGCGGCGCTGGCAGGGGCGGGGCTGGGTGTGTCGGGCCTGCTGCTCCAGGGGGTGACGCGCAATCCGCTCGCCGACCCTGGCATCTTGGGGGTAGAGGCGGGCGGGGCGCTGGCGATCCTGGTCATGGTCGTCTTCTTCCCGGCGGCCCCGGCAGCGCTGTTCGTGCCCGCCGCCTTCCTGGGGGGGGCGCTCGCGGCGGCGCTCGCCTACGGGGTGGCGCGGCGGGTGGGCGTGACGCCGCTGCGGCTGGCGCTGGCGGGCGTGGCGGTGGCGAGCCTGGTGGGGGCCGCGACCCGGACCGTCCAACTGCTGTTCGAGGAACGGGCCCAGGGCGCGCTGTTCGCCCTTTCCGGCTCGGTGGCGGGCCGCACCTGGGAGCAGGCCGCGCAGGTGGCCCCCTGGATGGGGCTGGGGCTCGCCCTCGCCCTGCTCCTCACCCCCCGCGTGAACGTGCTGGCCCTGGGCGAGGACGTGGCCCGGGGCCTGGGTGCCCGCACCGAACGGGACTCCTTCCTGGTCACCGCGCTGGGCGTGCTGCTTGCCGCCGCGTCCGTCAGCGTGGTCGGGCCGGTGGGCTTCGTGGGCCTGATCATCCCTCACGCCGCCCGCGCGCTGATGGGGCCGGACCACCGCTTCAGCCTCCCGCTCGCGGCCCTGCTGGGAGCGGCCTTCCTGACCGCGGCGGACATCCTGGCCCGGTTGATCGACAAACCCGCCGAAACGCCCGTGGGCATCCTGGTCGCCGCCGCCGGGGCACCGTTTTTCGTGGCGCTCGCGCGGCGGATCGGTCGGCGGTGA
- a CDS encoding sucrase ferredoxin produces the protein MPAPPARLPLCADASRASGEDPIATAPHWQEVTVLELDVPVWAALRDVDRWTTEQRGVFEALRGRVEASGAGFGLLMSAPEQPGPPLRVRHYTRGAGGFTRRDYQSALPQTEWARGLSATLLRSGELGDWAEVPVPTGPDYHVCTHGTVDASCGKYGIPAFHGLRAAGHRAWRTGHFGGHRFAATAVELPSGLLWAHLTPELAARVARRAVHPSEVRGHLRGFAGLPPLAQLLDRELLVRYGWDWLGAERTAQVEAESDGRARVTLDFHWNGQAGRATALVRDGVPLHLPGSSHKADLGRMRQYVVEEMRVSL, from the coding sequence ATGCCTGCCCCCCCCGCCCGCCTTCCCCTGTGCGCGGACGCCTCCCGCGCGTCCGGGGAGGACCCCATCGCCACCGCCCCCCACTGGCAGGAGGTCACGGTGCTGGAGCTGGACGTGCCCGTGTGGGCGGCGCTCCGCGACGTGGACCGCTGGACCACTGAGCAGCGCGGCGTCTTCGAGGCGCTGCGGGGCCGGGTGGAGGCGAGCGGCGCGGGCTTCGGTCTGCTGATGTCGGCGCCCGAGCAGCCGGGCCCGCCGCTGCGGGTTCGCCACTACACGCGCGGGGCGGGCGGTTTCACGCGGCGCGACTACCAGTCCGCCCTGCCCCAGACCGAGTGGGCGCGCGGCCTGAGCGCCACCCTGCTGCGCTCCGGGGAGCTGGGCGACTGGGCGGAGGTCCCCGTGCCCACCGGCCCCGACTATCACGTCTGCACCCACGGGACGGTGGATGCCTCTTGCGGCAAGTACGGCATTCCGGCGTTCCACGGCCTGCGGGCAGCCGGGCACCGCGCCTGGCGTACGGGCCACTTCGGCGGCCACCGCTTCGCCGCGACCGCGGTGGAACTCCCCAGTGGGCTGCTGTGGGCGCACCTGACGCCGGAACTGGCGGCCCGCGTCGCCCGGCGGGCCGTCCACCCCTCCGAGGTGCGCGGCCACCTGCGCGGCTTCGCGGGCTTGCCCCCCCTCGCGCAGCTGCTGGACCGGGAACTGCTCGTGCGTTACGGCTGGGACTGGCTGGGCGCCGAGCGGACGGCTCAGGTGGAGGCGGAGAGCGACGGGCGCGCCCGGGTCACCCTGGACTTCCACTGGAACGGGCAGGCCGGCCGCGCAACCGCCCTCGTCCGGGACGGGGTGCCCCTGCACCTCCCCGGCTCCAGCCACAAGGCCGACCTCGGCCGGATGCGGCAGTACGTGGTCGAGGAGATGCGGGTCAGCCTTTGA
- a CDS encoding ABC transporter substrate-binding protein gives MPKNLLTLTALALVTTAAAVTVAHERGTLTLDKLARRVVALEYSFVDTLVALGVPPVGATLGTQGGDRGTPPYLQPRVKGVAVTGSRAQPSLETMAALRPDLILADAFVHGDVYPQLSRLAPTAALQSRRGSLDDLNAQTLAIGKLVGRETAARQLLADQKALLNKARVFAKKGAPPFVAAVVTPKSLTVHTSGSFVGSFLEDVGRKNLLPVKGDQTQYEISLEGLLALNPSTLVLFTAPDETPITAAWKTNPLWQRLSAVQRGRVYEFNRDNWTRGRGPLALKLMVAQTIASRFLQDAAPPAEFRY, from the coding sequence ATGCCAAAAAATCTGCTGACCCTGACCGCCCTCGCTCTCGTCACGACCGCTGCTGCCGTCACTGTGGCGCACGAGCGGGGCACACTGACCCTCGACAAACTGGCCCGGCGCGTCGTCGCGCTGGAATACTCCTTCGTGGATACCCTCGTCGCGCTGGGGGTTCCGCCCGTTGGCGCCACGCTGGGCACCCAAGGTGGGGACCGGGGCACGCCGCCCTACCTGCAACCGCGGGTGAAGGGGGTGGCCGTCACCGGCAGCCGCGCCCAGCCCAGCCTGGAGACGATGGCGGCGCTGCGGCCCGACCTCATCCTGGCGGACGCCTTCGTTCACGGGGACGTGTACCCGCAGCTCTCGCGGCTGGCGCCGACCGCTGCCCTCCAGAGCCGCCGGGGCAGCCTGGACGACCTGAACGCTCAGACCCTCGCCATCGGCAAGCTCGTGGGGCGCGAGACCGCCGCCCGGCAACTCCTCGCCGACCAGAAGGCGCTGCTGAACAAGGCGCGCGTGTTTGCGAAGAAGGGCGCCCCTCCCTTCGTCGCCGCCGTCGTCACGCCCAAAAGCCTCACCGTCCACACCAGCGGGAGCTTCGTGGGAAGCTTCCTGGAGGATGTGGGGCGCAAGAACCTGCTCCCGGTAAAAGGCGATCAGACCCAGTACGAGATTTCGCTGGAGGGCCTCCTCGCGCTGAACCCCTCCACCCTGGTGCTGTTCACCGCTCCCGACGAGACGCCGATCACCGCGGCGTGGAAGACGAACCCCCTGTGGCAGCGGCTGAGCGCGGTGCAGCGGGGCCGGGTGTACGAGTTCAACCGCGACAACTGGACGCGCGGGCGCGGCCCCCTCGCCCTGAAACTGATGGTGGCGCAGACCATCGCCAGCCGCTTCCTTCAGGACGCCGCGCCCCCGGCGGAGTTCCGGTACTAG
- a CDS encoding NADPH:quinone oxidoreductase family protein, giving the protein MRALICSAFDQPEALTVQTVPDPTPGPGEVVLRVEAAGVNYPDALMVMGQYQVKPPLPFTPGAEAAGVISAVGEGVTHLRVGQRVAAFTGTGAFAEQLLAPATSVMPLPDGVPSDVAAGLPLAFGTSMHALVDRAQLKGGETLLVLGAAGGVGLAAVMIGKALGARVIAAASSEEKLALCREHGADETLNYSTGDLREQIKTLTDGKGPDVIYDPVGGDLAEPAFRSMGWGGRYLVVGFAGGGIPKLPLNLPLLKGASLVGVFWGEFARRDSRANARNLARLLGWVADGTIRPLVSERYLLERTPDALRALLERRVTGKVVVTP; this is encoded by the coding sequence ATGCGCGCCCTGATCTGCTCTGCTTTTGACCAACCCGAAGCCCTCACCGTCCAGACCGTCCCCGACCCCACCCCCGGCCCCGGCGAGGTGGTCCTGAGGGTGGAGGCGGCGGGCGTGAACTACCCCGACGCGCTGATGGTGATGGGGCAGTATCAGGTCAAACCTCCCCTCCCCTTCACGCCGGGCGCGGAGGCGGCGGGAGTGATTTCGGCGGTCGGTGAGGGCGTGACGCACCTGCGGGTGGGCCAGCGGGTGGCGGCCTTCACGGGGACGGGCGCCTTTGCCGAACAGCTCCTGGCCCCCGCGACGAGCGTGATGCCGCTGCCGGACGGGGTCCCCTCGGACGTGGCGGCGGGACTGCCGCTCGCCTTCGGCACCTCCATGCATGCGCTGGTGGACCGGGCACAGTTGAAAGGAGGTGAGACGCTGCTCGTCCTCGGCGCGGCGGGCGGGGTGGGCCTCGCGGCGGTCATGATCGGCAAGGCGCTGGGCGCGCGGGTGATCGCGGCGGCGAGCAGCGAGGAGAAGCTGGCGCTCTGCCGCGAACACGGGGCGGACGAGACGCTGAATTACAGCACCGGGGACTTGCGCGAGCAGATCAAGACCCTGACGGACGGCAAGGGGCCGGACGTGATCTACGACCCGGTGGGCGGTGACCTCGCCGAGCCCGCCTTTCGCTCCATGGGCTGGGGCGGGCGCTACCTCGTCGTGGGCTTCGCGGGGGGCGGCATTCCGAAACTCCCGCTGAACCTCCCGCTGCTCAAGGGCGCCTCGCTCGTCGGCGTGTTCTGGGGCGAGTTCGCCCGGCGCGATTCGCGTGCCAATGCCCGCAACCTCGCCCGGCTGCTCGGTTGGGTGGCGGACGGGACGATCCGTCCGCTCGTCAGCGAGCGCTACCTCCTGGAACGCACGCCGGACGCCCTGCGCGCCCTGCTGGAGCGGCGCGTGACCGGAAAGGTGGTGGTGACGCCCTGA